A single window of Dendropsophus ebraccatus isolate aDenEbr1 unplaced genomic scaffold, aDenEbr1.pat pat_scaffold_610_ctg1, whole genome shotgun sequence DNA harbors:
- the LOC138778041 gene encoding mannose-binding protein-like, with product MTYQALIAWNMHIPSVFSVLVLGIALAHSTQICQESDYTIVKCGAPGRDGLPGKDGKNGLNGDKGEQGPRGPPGLPGVDGRPGRDGEQGPRGEKGERGDIGTSVLEALKLQLSSMDGRITKVQSNLGALKKAFGFFKGVRVVGDKFYVSDGTQTTYEGAKSACANAGGQLASPQNSDENQAVLVIRNQYGVAPYLGINDILTEGTFRYSTGNGLIYTNWFSGEPNNLGDEDCVEMYDNGKWNDKSCGEKRLVICEY from the exons atgacgtaccag GCTTTAATTGCTTGGAATATGCATATCCCGTCGGTGTTCAGTGTGCTTGTGCTTGGCATAGCCTTAGCGCACTCCACTCAGATATGTCAGGAGTCAGATTATACTATAGTCAAGTGTGGAGCTCCAGGAAGAGACGGTCTACCAGGCAAAGATGGGAAAAATGGCTTAAATGGGGATAAGGGAGAGCAAG GTCCAAGAGGACCACCGGGGCTTCCTGGTGTGGATGGACGTCCAGGGAGAGATGGTGAACAGGGACCAAGAGGCGAGAAAGGTGAAAGAGGAGATATTGGCACTTCAG tGCTTGAAGCTCTTAAACTTCAACTGAGTTCTATGGATGGAAGGATAACAAAAGTCCAGTCAAACTTGGGAGCACTTAAAAAAG ccTTTGGGTTTTTTAAAGGTGTAAGAGTAGTTGGTGACAAGTTCTACGTTTCAGATGGTACACAGACAACTTATGAAGGAGCTAAGTCAGCTTGTGCCAATGCAGGCGGCCAACTGGCTTCACCTCAGAACAGTGATGAGAACCAGGCTGTGCTTGTCATTCGTAATCAGTATGGAGTGGCCCCATATCTAGGCATAAATGACATATTAACTGAGGGTACATTTAGATATTCAACTGGCAACGGTTTGATCTACACAAACTGGTTCTCTGGTGAACCCAATAACCTTGGAGATGAGGATTGTGTGGAAATGTATGACAATGGAAAATGGAATGATAAGAGTTGTGGAGAAAAACGTCTTGTCATCTGTGAATATTAG